In Syngnathus scovelli strain Florida chromosome 10, RoL_Ssco_1.2, whole genome shotgun sequence, the following are encoded in one genomic region:
- the osbpl9 gene encoding oxysterol-binding protein-related protein 9 isoform X7: protein MASIMEGPLSKWTNVMKGWQYRWFVLDYNAGLLSYYTSKDKMMRGSRRGCVRLRGAVIGIDDEDDSTFTITVDQKTFHFQARDADEREKWIHALEGTILRHTQLREAQTEFVPSVQDFDRKLAEADAYLQILIDQLKLFDEKIKDCKEDESRRKIENLKETTCSMVESIKHCIVLLQIAKSTINPVDGIYQPPLDTPVANTTMPTQNTLPTDASQVCKSDQRPSTLPVGPVVTVMGSLQTPTPNSTGSGPSGPNSGVTSPSLIPIPSHSVPDFSYSSSEDEFYDADEFYQSTTSPKHCLNPSGPPAASSLNNEETALKRPDTTESLNSTMSNGTTEPDPFDSHDDRDDDGEGESVEEHKSVIMHLLSQVRLGMDLTKVVLPTFILERRSLLEMYADFFAHPDLFVSIAEQPDPRERMVHVVKWYLSAFHAGRKGSVAKKPYNPILGEVFLCHWDLPCKTEEPSAPVTSSPAPVQDTLSDGPVPWSSPNNVSFVAEQVSHHPPISAFYAECLSKKIQFNAHIWTKSKFLGMSIGVYNIGQGCVSCLEHDEHYILNFPNGYGRSILTVPWVELGGECNISCSKSGYSANIVFHTKPFYGGKKHRITAEIFAPNDKKSFCSIEGEWNGVMFAKWPTGENTPFIDTKRMGIMKKKVRKLEDQLPYESRRLWRDVTLNLKLKDIDAATEAKHRLEEKQRVEARERKENEQQWETRLFHEDGECWVYDEPLLKRLASPRP from the exons ATGGCGTCTATCATGGAGGGGCCACTGAGCAAGTGGACTAACGTTATGAAAGGTTGGCAGTACCGCTGGTTTGTGTTGGACTACAACGCTGGACTACTGTCTTACTACACG TCAAAGGACAAGATGATGCGAGGATCCAGAAGAGGCTGTGTGCGACTTCGG GGCGCTGTGATCGGCATTGATGACGAGGACGACAGCACTTTCACCATCACAGTGGACCAGAAGACTTTCCATTTCCAAG CCCGAGATGCGGACGAGCGAGAGAAGTGGATCCACGCCTTAGAGGGAACGATCTTGCGGCACACCCAACTCCGG gaggcacagacagaatTTGTACCGAGCGTCCAAGATTTTGACAGAAAACTTGCTGAAGCTGATGCCTATCTACAGATTCTGATCGACCAGTTAAAG CTTTTTGATGAGAAGATTAAGGACTGCAAAGAGGATGAATCTCGCAGG aaaattgaaaatttgaagGAGACTACTTGT agtATGGTAGAGTCCATCAAGCACTGTATTGTTCTGCTGCAAATTGCCAAG AGCACCATCAACCCCGTGGATGGGATCTACCAGCCGCCTCTGGACACTCCTGTAGCCAACACCACGATGCCAACACAGAACACTCTCCCCACAG ATGCTTCTCAGGTGTGTAAATCCGACCAGCGACCTTCAACGTTACCTGTTGGTCCTGTAGTCACTGTGATGGGCAGTTTGCAGACCCCTACACCCAATAGCACAG GGAGCGGCCCCTCAGGCCCCAACAGCGGCGTCACCTCTCCGTCTCTCATCCCCATCCCCTCACACTCAGTGCCGGACTTCTCGTATTCCTCCAGCGAGGATGAGTTTTACGACGCGGACGAGTTCTACCAGAGCACCACTTCCCCCAAACACTGTTTGAA TCCCTCAGGACCCCCGGCTGCCTCGTCCCTTAATAATGAAGAAACGGCATTGAAGAGACCAGACACAACAGAATCCCTCAACTCGACTATGTCAAACGGGACCACAGAACCAG ATCCGTTCGACAGCCACGACGACCGCGACGATGATGGGGAGGGCGAGTCGGTAGAGGAGCACAAAAGCGTCATCATGCACCTGCTCTCGCAAGTCCGTCTAGGGATGGATCTCACCAAG GTGGTCCTGCCTACCTTCATCCTAGAAAGGAGATCTTTGTTAGAAATGTATGCTGACTTCTTTGCACATCCAGACTTATTTGTCAG TATCGCCGAGCAGCCGGATCCCCGTGAGCGCATGGTTCACGTGGTCAAATGGTACCTGTCCGCTTTCCACGCGGGCAGGAAAGgctcagtggccaagaagccttaCAACCCCATCCTGGGAGAGGTCTTCTTGTGTCACTGGGATCTGCCTTGCAAAACTGAGGAGCCCTCTGCCCCTGTG ACATCTTCTCCTGCTCCTGTGCAGGACACACTATCAGATGGTCCAGTTCCATGGTCTTCACCCAACAATGTGTCTTTTGTGGCAGAGCAGGTCTCTCATCACCCACCCA TTTCTGCATTCTACGCAGAATGTTTAAGTAAGAAGATCCAGTTCAATGCTCACATCTGGACCAAGTCTAAGTTCCTCGGCATGTCCATCGGGGTTTATAATATTGGACAAG GTTGCGTTTCCTGTTTAGAACACGATGAACATTACATCCTCAACTTCCCCAACGGATACGGCAG GTCCATTTTGACTGTACCCTGGGTTGAGCTGGGCGGCGAGTGCAACATCTCGTGCTCCAAATCAGGCTACAGCGCCAACATCGTGTTCCACACCAAACCCTTCTACGGCGGCAAGAAGCATAGAATCACGGCAGAGatttt TGCACCGAATGATAAGAAGTCTTTCTGCTCCATTGAAGGCGAATGGAACGGAGTGATGTTTGCCAAGTGGCCCACAGGA GAGAACACACCATTCATTGACACTAAGAGAATGGGCATCATGAAGAAGAAAGTCAGGAAGCTGGAAGACCAGCTACCGTATGAATCCCGAAG ACTTTGGAGAGACGTGACCctcaacctgaagctcaaagACATCGACGCCGCCACGGAAGCCAAACATCGGCTGGAGGAGAAGCAGAGAGTGGAAGCCAGGGAGAGGAAAGAGAACGAGCAACAGTGGGAGACCAGG ctATTCCACGAGGACGGCGAGTGCTGGGTGTACGACGAGCCGCTATTAAAGAGACTAGCTTCTCCTCGACCCTGA
- the osbpl9 gene encoding oxysterol-binding protein-related protein 9 isoform X6 produces the protein MASIMEGPLSKWTNVMKGWQYRWFVLDYNAGLLSYYTSKDKMMRGSRRGCVRLRGAVIGIDDEDDSTFTITVDQKTFHFQARDADEREKWIHALEGTILRHTQLREAQTEFVPSVQDFDRKLAEADAYLQILIDQLKLFDEKIKDCKEDESRRKIENLKETTCSMVESIKHCIVLLQIAKDQSNEQQHANGLISTINPVDGIYQPPLDTPVANTTMPTQNTLPTDASQVCKSDQRPSTLPVGPVVTVMGSLQTPTPNSTGSGPSGPNSGVTSPSLIPIPSHSVPDFSYSSSEDEFYDADEFYQSTTSPKHCLNPSGPPAASSLNNEETALKRPDTTESLNSTMSNGTTEPDPFDSHDDRDDDGEGESVEEHKSVIMHLLSQVRLGMDLTKVVLPTFILERRSLLEMYADFFAHPDLFVSIAEQPDPRERMVHVVKWYLSAFHAGRKGSVAKKPYNPILGEVFLCHWDLPCKTEEPSAPVTSSPAPVQDTLSDGPVPWSSPNNVSFVAEQVSHHPPISAFYAECLSKKIQFNAHIWTKSKFLGMSIGVYNIGQGCVSCLEHDEHYILNFPNGYGRSILTVPWVELGGECNISCSKSGYSANIVFHTKPFYGGKKHRITAEIFAPNDKKSFCSIEGEWNGVMFAKWPTGENTPFIDTKRMGIMKKKVRKLEDQLPYESRRLWRDVTLNLKLKDIDAATEAKHRLEEKQRVEARERKENEQQWETRLFHEDGECWVYDEPLLKRLASPRP, from the exons ATGGCGTCTATCATGGAGGGGCCACTGAGCAAGTGGACTAACGTTATGAAAGGTTGGCAGTACCGCTGGTTTGTGTTGGACTACAACGCTGGACTACTGTCTTACTACACG TCAAAGGACAAGATGATGCGAGGATCCAGAAGAGGCTGTGTGCGACTTCGG GGCGCTGTGATCGGCATTGATGACGAGGACGACAGCACTTTCACCATCACAGTGGACCAGAAGACTTTCCATTTCCAAG CCCGAGATGCGGACGAGCGAGAGAAGTGGATCCACGCCTTAGAGGGAACGATCTTGCGGCACACCCAACTCCGG gaggcacagacagaatTTGTACCGAGCGTCCAAGATTTTGACAGAAAACTTGCTGAAGCTGATGCCTATCTACAGATTCTGATCGACCAGTTAAAG CTTTTTGATGAGAAGATTAAGGACTGCAAAGAGGATGAATCTCGCAGG aaaattgaaaatttgaagGAGACTACTTGT agtATGGTAGAGTCCATCAAGCACTGTATTGTTCTGCTGCAAATTGCCAAG GACCAAAGTAACGAACAGCAACACGCAAACGGACTAATA AGCACCATCAACCCCGTGGATGGGATCTACCAGCCGCCTCTGGACACTCCTGTAGCCAACACCACGATGCCAACACAGAACACTCTCCCCACAG ATGCTTCTCAGGTGTGTAAATCCGACCAGCGACCTTCAACGTTACCTGTTGGTCCTGTAGTCACTGTGATGGGCAGTTTGCAGACCCCTACACCCAATAGCACAG GGAGCGGCCCCTCAGGCCCCAACAGCGGCGTCACCTCTCCGTCTCTCATCCCCATCCCCTCACACTCAGTGCCGGACTTCTCGTATTCCTCCAGCGAGGATGAGTTTTACGACGCGGACGAGTTCTACCAGAGCACCACTTCCCCCAAACACTGTTTGAA TCCCTCAGGACCCCCGGCTGCCTCGTCCCTTAATAATGAAGAAACGGCATTGAAGAGACCAGACACAACAGAATCCCTCAACTCGACTATGTCAAACGGGACCACAGAACCAG ATCCGTTCGACAGCCACGACGACCGCGACGATGATGGGGAGGGCGAGTCGGTAGAGGAGCACAAAAGCGTCATCATGCACCTGCTCTCGCAAGTCCGTCTAGGGATGGATCTCACCAAG GTGGTCCTGCCTACCTTCATCCTAGAAAGGAGATCTTTGTTAGAAATGTATGCTGACTTCTTTGCACATCCAGACTTATTTGTCAG TATCGCCGAGCAGCCGGATCCCCGTGAGCGCATGGTTCACGTGGTCAAATGGTACCTGTCCGCTTTCCACGCGGGCAGGAAAGgctcagtggccaagaagccttaCAACCCCATCCTGGGAGAGGTCTTCTTGTGTCACTGGGATCTGCCTTGCAAAACTGAGGAGCCCTCTGCCCCTGTG ACATCTTCTCCTGCTCCTGTGCAGGACACACTATCAGATGGTCCAGTTCCATGGTCTTCACCCAACAATGTGTCTTTTGTGGCAGAGCAGGTCTCTCATCACCCACCCA TTTCTGCATTCTACGCAGAATGTTTAAGTAAGAAGATCCAGTTCAATGCTCACATCTGGACCAAGTCTAAGTTCCTCGGCATGTCCATCGGGGTTTATAATATTGGACAAG GTTGCGTTTCCTGTTTAGAACACGATGAACATTACATCCTCAACTTCCCCAACGGATACGGCAG GTCCATTTTGACTGTACCCTGGGTTGAGCTGGGCGGCGAGTGCAACATCTCGTGCTCCAAATCAGGCTACAGCGCCAACATCGTGTTCCACACCAAACCCTTCTACGGCGGCAAGAAGCATAGAATCACGGCAGAGatttt TGCACCGAATGATAAGAAGTCTTTCTGCTCCATTGAAGGCGAATGGAACGGAGTGATGTTTGCCAAGTGGCCCACAGGA GAGAACACACCATTCATTGACACTAAGAGAATGGGCATCATGAAGAAGAAAGTCAGGAAGCTGGAAGACCAGCTACCGTATGAATCCCGAAG ACTTTGGAGAGACGTGACCctcaacctgaagctcaaagACATCGACGCCGCCACGGAAGCCAAACATCGGCTGGAGGAGAAGCAGAGAGTGGAAGCCAGGGAGAGGAAAGAGAACGAGCAACAGTGGGAGACCAGG ctATTCCACGAGGACGGCGAGTGCTGGGTGTACGACGAGCCGCTATTAAAGAGACTAGCTTCTCCTCGACCCTGA
- the osbpl9 gene encoding oxysterol-binding protein-related protein 9 isoform X5, whose protein sequence is MASIMEGPLSKWTNVMKGWQYRWFVLDYNAGLLSYYTSKDKMMRGSRRGCVRLRGAVIGIDDEDDSTFTITVDQKTFHFQARDADEREKWIHALEGTILRHTQLREAQTEFVPSVQDFDRKLAEADAYLQILIDQLKLFDEKIKDCKEDESRRKIENLKETTCSMVESIKHCIVLLQIAKDQSNEQQHANGLISTINPVDGIYQPPLDTPVANTTMPTQNTLPTDASQVCKSDQRPSTLPVGPVVTVMGSLQTPTPNSTGSGPSGPNSGVTSPSLIPIPSHSVPDFSYSSSEDEFYDADEFYQSTTSPKHCLKRPDALSPSGPPAASSLNNEETALKRPDTTESLNSTMSNGTTEPDPFDSHDDRDDDGEGESVEEHKSVIMHLLSQVRLGMDLTKVVLPTFILERRSLLEMYADFFAHPDLFVSIAEQPDPRERMVHVVKWYLSAFHAGRKGSVAKKPYNPILGEVFLCHWDLPCKTEEPSAPVTSSPAPVQDTLSDGPVPWSSPNNVSFVAEQVSHHPPISAFYAECLSKKIQFNAHIWTKSKFLGMSIGVYNIGQGCVSCLEHDEHYILNFPNGYGRSILTVPWVELGGECNISCSKSGYSANIVFHTKPFYGGKKHRITAEIFAPNDKKSFCSIEGEWNGVMFAKWPTGENTPFIDTKRMGIMKKKVRKLEDQLPYESRRLWRDVTLNLKLKDIDAATEAKHRLEEKQRVEARERKENEQQWETRLFHEDGECWVYDEPLLKRLASPRP, encoded by the exons ATGGCGTCTATCATGGAGGGGCCACTGAGCAAGTGGACTAACGTTATGAAAGGTTGGCAGTACCGCTGGTTTGTGTTGGACTACAACGCTGGACTACTGTCTTACTACACG TCAAAGGACAAGATGATGCGAGGATCCAGAAGAGGCTGTGTGCGACTTCGG GGCGCTGTGATCGGCATTGATGACGAGGACGACAGCACTTTCACCATCACAGTGGACCAGAAGACTTTCCATTTCCAAG CCCGAGATGCGGACGAGCGAGAGAAGTGGATCCACGCCTTAGAGGGAACGATCTTGCGGCACACCCAACTCCGG gaggcacagacagaatTTGTACCGAGCGTCCAAGATTTTGACAGAAAACTTGCTGAAGCTGATGCCTATCTACAGATTCTGATCGACCAGTTAAAG CTTTTTGATGAGAAGATTAAGGACTGCAAAGAGGATGAATCTCGCAGG aaaattgaaaatttgaagGAGACTACTTGT agtATGGTAGAGTCCATCAAGCACTGTATTGTTCTGCTGCAAATTGCCAAG GACCAAAGTAACGAACAGCAACACGCAAACGGACTAATA AGCACCATCAACCCCGTGGATGGGATCTACCAGCCGCCTCTGGACACTCCTGTAGCCAACACCACGATGCCAACACAGAACACTCTCCCCACAG ATGCTTCTCAGGTGTGTAAATCCGACCAGCGACCTTCAACGTTACCTGTTGGTCCTGTAGTCACTGTGATGGGCAGTTTGCAGACCCCTACACCCAATAGCACAG GGAGCGGCCCCTCAGGCCCCAACAGCGGCGTCACCTCTCCGTCTCTCATCCCCATCCCCTCACACTCAGTGCCGGACTTCTCGTATTCCTCCAGCGAGGATGAGTTTTACGACGCGGACGAGTTCTACCAGAGCACCACTTCCCCCAAACACTGTTTGAAG CGTCCCGATGCCCTCAGTCCCTCAGGACCCCCGGCTGCCTCGTCCCTTAATAATGAAGAAACGGCATTGAAGAGACCAGACACAACAGAATCCCTCAACTCGACTATGTCAAACGGGACCACAGAACCAG ATCCGTTCGACAGCCACGACGACCGCGACGATGATGGGGAGGGCGAGTCGGTAGAGGAGCACAAAAGCGTCATCATGCACCTGCTCTCGCAAGTCCGTCTAGGGATGGATCTCACCAAG GTGGTCCTGCCTACCTTCATCCTAGAAAGGAGATCTTTGTTAGAAATGTATGCTGACTTCTTTGCACATCCAGACTTATTTGTCAG TATCGCCGAGCAGCCGGATCCCCGTGAGCGCATGGTTCACGTGGTCAAATGGTACCTGTCCGCTTTCCACGCGGGCAGGAAAGgctcagtggccaagaagccttaCAACCCCATCCTGGGAGAGGTCTTCTTGTGTCACTGGGATCTGCCTTGCAAAACTGAGGAGCCCTCTGCCCCTGTG ACATCTTCTCCTGCTCCTGTGCAGGACACACTATCAGATGGTCCAGTTCCATGGTCTTCACCCAACAATGTGTCTTTTGTGGCAGAGCAGGTCTCTCATCACCCACCCA TTTCTGCATTCTACGCAGAATGTTTAAGTAAGAAGATCCAGTTCAATGCTCACATCTGGACCAAGTCTAAGTTCCTCGGCATGTCCATCGGGGTTTATAATATTGGACAAG GTTGCGTTTCCTGTTTAGAACACGATGAACATTACATCCTCAACTTCCCCAACGGATACGGCAG GTCCATTTTGACTGTACCCTGGGTTGAGCTGGGCGGCGAGTGCAACATCTCGTGCTCCAAATCAGGCTACAGCGCCAACATCGTGTTCCACACCAAACCCTTCTACGGCGGCAAGAAGCATAGAATCACGGCAGAGatttt TGCACCGAATGATAAGAAGTCTTTCTGCTCCATTGAAGGCGAATGGAACGGAGTGATGTTTGCCAAGTGGCCCACAGGA GAGAACACACCATTCATTGACACTAAGAGAATGGGCATCATGAAGAAGAAAGTCAGGAAGCTGGAAGACCAGCTACCGTATGAATCCCGAAG ACTTTGGAGAGACGTGACCctcaacctgaagctcaaagACATCGACGCCGCCACGGAAGCCAAACATCGGCTGGAGGAGAAGCAGAGAGTGGAAGCCAGGGAGAGGAAAGAGAACGAGCAACAGTGGGAGACCAGG ctATTCCACGAGGACGGCGAGTGCTGGGTGTACGACGAGCCGCTATTAAAGAGACTAGCTTCTCCTCGACCCTGA
- the osbpl9 gene encoding oxysterol-binding protein-related protein 9 isoform X4 yields the protein MASIMEGPLSKWTNVMKGWQYRWFVLDYNAGLLSYYTSKDKMMRGSRRGCVRLRCYAHVFVREKDTAEGDEPFEGVEIGEKGAVIGIDDEDDSTFTITVDQKTFHFQARDADEREKWIHALEGTILRHTQLREAQTEFVPSVQDFDRKLAEADAYLQILIDQLKLFDEKIKDCKEDESRRKIENLKETTCSMVESIKHCIVLLQIAKSTINPVDGIYQPPLDTPVANTTMPTQNTLPTDASQVCKSDQRPSTLPVGPVVTVMGSLQTPTPNSTGSGPSGPNSGVTSPSLIPIPSHSVPDFSYSSSEDEFYDADEFYQSTTSPKHCLNPSGPPAASSLNNEETALKRPDTTESLNSTMSNGTTEPDPFDSHDDRDDDGEGESVEEHKSVIMHLLSQVRLGMDLTKVVLPTFILERRSLLEMYADFFAHPDLFVSIAEQPDPRERMVHVVKWYLSAFHAGRKGSVAKKPYNPILGEVFLCHWDLPCKTEEPSAPVTSSPAPVQDTLSDGPVPWSSPNNVSFVAEQVSHHPPISAFYAECLSKKIQFNAHIWTKSKFLGMSIGVYNIGQGCVSCLEHDEHYILNFPNGYGRSILTVPWVELGGECNISCSKSGYSANIVFHTKPFYGGKKHRITAEIFAPNDKKSFCSIEGEWNGVMFAKWPTGENTPFIDTKRMGIMKKKVRKLEDQLPYESRRLWRDVTLNLKLKDIDAATEAKHRLEEKQRVEARERKENEQQWETRLFHEDGECWVYDEPLLKRLASPRP from the exons ATGGCGTCTATCATGGAGGGGCCACTGAGCAAGTGGACTAACGTTATGAAAGGTTGGCAGTACCGCTGGTTTGTGTTGGACTACAACGCTGGACTACTGTCTTACTACACG TCAAAGGACAAGATGATGCGAGGATCCAGAAGAGGCTGTGTGCGACTTCGG TGCTATGCTCATGTGTTTGTGAGGGAGAAAGATACGGCAGAAGGAGATGAGCCATTTGAAGGTGTTGAGATTGGAGAAAAG GGCGCTGTGATCGGCATTGATGACGAGGACGACAGCACTTTCACCATCACAGTGGACCAGAAGACTTTCCATTTCCAAG CCCGAGATGCGGACGAGCGAGAGAAGTGGATCCACGCCTTAGAGGGAACGATCTTGCGGCACACCCAACTCCGG gaggcacagacagaatTTGTACCGAGCGTCCAAGATTTTGACAGAAAACTTGCTGAAGCTGATGCCTATCTACAGATTCTGATCGACCAGTTAAAG CTTTTTGATGAGAAGATTAAGGACTGCAAAGAGGATGAATCTCGCAGG aaaattgaaaatttgaagGAGACTACTTGT agtATGGTAGAGTCCATCAAGCACTGTATTGTTCTGCTGCAAATTGCCAAG AGCACCATCAACCCCGTGGATGGGATCTACCAGCCGCCTCTGGACACTCCTGTAGCCAACACCACGATGCCAACACAGAACACTCTCCCCACAG ATGCTTCTCAGGTGTGTAAATCCGACCAGCGACCTTCAACGTTACCTGTTGGTCCTGTAGTCACTGTGATGGGCAGTTTGCAGACCCCTACACCCAATAGCACAG GGAGCGGCCCCTCAGGCCCCAACAGCGGCGTCACCTCTCCGTCTCTCATCCCCATCCCCTCACACTCAGTGCCGGACTTCTCGTATTCCTCCAGCGAGGATGAGTTTTACGACGCGGACGAGTTCTACCAGAGCACCACTTCCCCCAAACACTGTTTGAA TCCCTCAGGACCCCCGGCTGCCTCGTCCCTTAATAATGAAGAAACGGCATTGAAGAGACCAGACACAACAGAATCCCTCAACTCGACTATGTCAAACGGGACCACAGAACCAG ATCCGTTCGACAGCCACGACGACCGCGACGATGATGGGGAGGGCGAGTCGGTAGAGGAGCACAAAAGCGTCATCATGCACCTGCTCTCGCAAGTCCGTCTAGGGATGGATCTCACCAAG GTGGTCCTGCCTACCTTCATCCTAGAAAGGAGATCTTTGTTAGAAATGTATGCTGACTTCTTTGCACATCCAGACTTATTTGTCAG TATCGCCGAGCAGCCGGATCCCCGTGAGCGCATGGTTCACGTGGTCAAATGGTACCTGTCCGCTTTCCACGCGGGCAGGAAAGgctcagtggccaagaagccttaCAACCCCATCCTGGGAGAGGTCTTCTTGTGTCACTGGGATCTGCCTTGCAAAACTGAGGAGCCCTCTGCCCCTGTG ACATCTTCTCCTGCTCCTGTGCAGGACACACTATCAGATGGTCCAGTTCCATGGTCTTCACCCAACAATGTGTCTTTTGTGGCAGAGCAGGTCTCTCATCACCCACCCA TTTCTGCATTCTACGCAGAATGTTTAAGTAAGAAGATCCAGTTCAATGCTCACATCTGGACCAAGTCTAAGTTCCTCGGCATGTCCATCGGGGTTTATAATATTGGACAAG GTTGCGTTTCCTGTTTAGAACACGATGAACATTACATCCTCAACTTCCCCAACGGATACGGCAG GTCCATTTTGACTGTACCCTGGGTTGAGCTGGGCGGCGAGTGCAACATCTCGTGCTCCAAATCAGGCTACAGCGCCAACATCGTGTTCCACACCAAACCCTTCTACGGCGGCAAGAAGCATAGAATCACGGCAGAGatttt TGCACCGAATGATAAGAAGTCTTTCTGCTCCATTGAAGGCGAATGGAACGGAGTGATGTTTGCCAAGTGGCCCACAGGA GAGAACACACCATTCATTGACACTAAGAGAATGGGCATCATGAAGAAGAAAGTCAGGAAGCTGGAAGACCAGCTACCGTATGAATCCCGAAG ACTTTGGAGAGACGTGACCctcaacctgaagctcaaagACATCGACGCCGCCACGGAAGCCAAACATCGGCTGGAGGAGAAGCAGAGAGTGGAAGCCAGGGAGAGGAAAGAGAACGAGCAACAGTGGGAGACCAGG ctATTCCACGAGGACGGCGAGTGCTGGGTGTACGACGAGCCGCTATTAAAGAGACTAGCTTCTCCTCGACCCTGA